Genomic DNA from Candidozyma auris chromosome 1, complete sequence:
CAGAGATTATGCCTCCTTTTTTTCAGTACAGACTGAACACACAAATGAGACTTGACACTAGACGACCAAACGATCTACAAATCCCTATTACATAATCCCAACACAAGCTATAAGGTAAGATTCCTCATTAGTatctcttttgagtttcaCTTTACCATTTACGAGTTTGTGCTTTCCAGCTgattgggtgcaaatgCTCTTCAGTGAGCTCTAATTGCTCACCACAAAATCCTGTTATTGCcaacaaaaatgacaaGAAAGCTTCTCTCAACGTATCCATTTGAAATACCCAAACATAGCCTCCTTCTAAAAGAATGTCTTTCCTCTACCCCCATTCTGCTAACGTTGGGCTGCCTTTCCTGCACTTACCTTCCCATACAACTCTCGACAACTGAACAACTACACCTtatatttctttcttcacgTATTCACCATGGCTGAACCCGAGGAGGAAACCGCCCAGACGGTGGTGAAAATGTCGCTTGCGACGCCGCTTATCTACGTTTTCGTGATGCTTACGGCGTTTGCCACCTTCCTGATCTTGTACAGGCGTCATaggctcaagaagctcgttTCTGTAGAGCCCATTTTCGGCAGAAACTATCTGTTGGAGCTATATGAGATTTTACGGGAGAAATACCTCGATAAGCTGTTGCCAAAGGACCAGAGACCACCAGAGAAGGTTGTCAAGGCGGcgcttttgagaagagcaGTGGAGACTATTAGAAGAACGTTGAAACTCAAAGAGAACGAGCCAGTGTTCAACAAATTGTATCAGGAAGGCTTgattggtgatgatgtgTATAAGCAGTTTGAGTTGCAGAACAAGGTGCAGCAGTTGGAGCTTAAAGAGATCGTGGAAGAGGCCCAGCTGTTTCACAAAGAGTGGCCTCCGCTGTTTTTTCCCGTGGTTCAGGAGATCTGCTACAATGAGGCTTTGAGAAGACGATTGCACGTCATGGACGAGCGCTCTGAACTGTTGTGTGAGTTGTGGAACTACTACGTGGAAAAGTCGGAGCCACGCAGCAAGGATGCGTCGCCAGCACccgagaagaagaagaaaaagaaggcacAGGCGTAGATAATGCAAATTAGAGGCAGATCGAAACGCACGGGCCTTTAATATCGCCTGTGCTTGGCTCCCGTCCGGTGATCACAGTTTTATACGAGTACTGATTTCCGGCCACATGGAACTCTAAATGCATAACATGCAGATCAAGAGAGTACATCTCTGTAGATCAAGAGCAGTAAATTGGCTCCTTAATTTACACTACTACTAGTTCTATAATCCTTGTAGGCATACATCCATTGACTTTCCTGCACACAATCATACACTCCACTTCATGATTCCCACTTAATACTACCAACACATAACCTTCATACAAATCTACCAATTGACAACGACACTGCCCCAAGGAAGTCGAACATGAACTTCCACAACCTATCTCCTCGAAGGAGAaagcaacagcagcaacaacagcagcaaccTCCCCAGCAGGCTGGAAGACCTTTACAAAAACACCCGGTGACTATGAAGCCCATGAATCCTGCTCAAAGGCAGCCGCCGCCACGGATGCCTGTAGATCCGAGAAAGATGATAGTTGATCAAATCATCAGAGATTGCTATTCAAAGTtcattgttgttgatgggCGCACTGAACCTGAAATTAAGTATAACACTCATTTGGGGATCCGAGAGTACTCTCTGTTTCCCCAGCTGCCACCTCCGTCAGATATTCCCCCCAGTCAGATTGGTGCTATCAAAAACAGAATTCTTGTAGTTGGTACGAAGTCTTCAGGAAGagtgcttcttcaaaaggGGAAATACAATGACCAAAAACATATATACCAGATTGGCCGTACATGGGACTTGGATGAACTTGTGGCGATATCGAGGACAGGGCCAGActcgttgattttgcagTTGAACAAAAACTACTTTTGGAAGTCTGGAGAAGGGCCTGATaggatgatgaagttcGTGCATCATTTATCGCTGATCTATGCAAAGTTCACGGGACGGTATCCTGAGCTCAATGGGATCACGCTCCAAGAACTCAATCTTCCGCCAATGGGTAGTAAGGAAGCCGGCTCACAGCATTCTGTGCAGCGGCAACAACAGCCGCAACAGCAGCTTTCTGCGAATACGTCCACGCAAAGCTTTGATCCCTCTCTCCACTATAAAGACCTTGACTTTACAGCCAATGGTAAGTTGCCTACAAAACCAATGGTTGTCATGGATGTCGACAGGCCTGGACTGAAAACAAGTCTAGTCGATGCAAGTTCTGCCTTCACGGAAGAGACAGCTCCAAAAACAGAGAAAAGTGAGAGATCATCACACCCATATTCTCAATTCTCCCCACTGCGTCTGGTCGAAGTTTCTCATGATGCTGGTGACGACACAACTGACTCTCACAGCTTTGTATTCGCTCCAGGCGATGCCCAAGCAAAACCTCTGGAGGAGAATCACATGCCTTCCATCTCAGAGTACGCTAGGACTAATGGAGGTGCCACCTCTCCATTGAGAAATTACAAGCCTGACAGATCATACAATCAAGGAAAGAGGGACCCGACAGAGCCAATTGAGCAGTCAGCGGCTTATGGCAGTGTTCTCCAGGAACAGCTCGAGGGAAATGACACCACCGAATCGCTAAACTTCCAATTCAAGGTTCCGACTGACAATGAGCTGTCTGTCCAGAGGGTGCTCactcctcctccacctcccGATGACGGCATCGAGGAGGTTTTTGGAGAGGTCACCCCAGAACAGCGCAGAACGTACAAAATGCCCTCTATACCTGGTGGATTTCCACAAGAAAGTGCTCCTCAAgagaaggatgaagatgcgGAAACCTCGCGAGCGATTTCTGAATCTACGAAGCTTGACAGCGAAGATAATGGCATCGACAGCTCCATCAGGGAGATTGAAGACTTCATGGAGAGTCAGCTCACATCGAGCAAGAGTCGGAAGGCATCGCTTGCCCCACAAAGCAAGCAATCTCAAGATGAGGCCACAAGTGAGGTATCTAACGACGTCCATCTGGGTCAAGATTCCCTTAGAAGTCCAATGCTAGACGGTGCGGAAACCCCAATAACTGAGATTCAATCGCAAAGTGAAATGGCTAAACTAGCGGTTGATCCTGAGATTGACgatttgcttgaagaagttggatACGATGTCCTTGATACCACTGATGCTTTTGTTAAGAAACTTACCAGAGAGCTCAATCAGATTAAACGGAAGAACATAGAGGAGTTAACAACACTTGATTTCGGTAAGGACTCCCTTTCtaatgaagttgaaaatgCTTCGGGTGAGGTGGAGAACCTCATCggcatcttcaaaagaatggAAATCAGCTTTGACTTACTCGCTCCTCGCATCAATCACATTGAAAACAATTCAAAAGGGCTTCAAGTCAAGtccatcaacaagaagattcttTTCAACGATTTGAACGAGATTTTGAATAAGGCCAGAGTAAATCCCTCTGATTTGCAACTTATAGCCAACTATGTGGAGTTCCAAAACCTTCACTCTATTCCTCTGTTGGAAAAAAAGTTGTCAGTTCTCTACGAAGCCTTGGGAGCTATTGGAAGTAGTAACACGTCTGATGATTTCAGCTCCATGCAAGCTTTGAAACAATATCAGCAGAAGTATGAGAAGACAGCAGTGGCCTTTGTCGAccacttcaagaagtttatGGAAGAGGAATTTGTTGTTACTATCAAGGGGCTCgcagaagaaattgccAACCTCTACCCCAGAAACTTGCTTGtttccttcaagattttctTGGCGTATCTTGGTTTGTCTAGCTTTGTCAAATGTATTTCGGAGAAGAAATTGCTCCTCTTGAGTGAGAACGCCAATAGCTTATTGGCTGGGTTCTTGGACAGATATCTAACTGAACGCTTGAAACATGTTCAGCTGGCTGCAGATGCCAGCCCAAAAAGACTCTCAGGCAATGTGGAGACTATGTCAGCTCTTCGGAAGACAAAACTGGCTAGATTTGGCTCTCAAAGATTGATTCATCGCTTGGGTGGTCATTCTGAGGAGcatgacaagaagaaggaagccaCTCAGCCAGTGACCACTTCAAAGGGTCTCGCAGATCCAAGAGTAATAATGCGCTTGGTGCATGAGGCCCAAGAGCTTATACTCGTTGTACAGTTCTTTGTCGGTACTTTCTTTCATCATAACGATGTGGAAGACTACAGTCAGTATATCAAAAGCGTCTCGTTCAAAGATAGAATGGAGTTATTCGACAACCCTAATCTTGAACTGATCAACTACAAGGTGAGCTCGAATGACTTGCTCCGCAGCATGACAGCAATATTTGGAAACTATATATCTAAACTTATCAAAAATCTTACTCCACAGGAGATGATATTGCCGCAATTGCTCGTGGAATTAACTAAATTAATCAAGCATACCAGCGAAAAAGACCAAGACTTTGTTTGCTACAGCTTTTTAACAAAATTGGCGGATAGATACAAGAACATGTGGAGAAGGTTTACTTCCACTCATGTTGATTTATTGAATAAGTCTGACATCCGTGCAAGAGTGGGAATCTTACCGGCGATCAAGAATCTCAATGAAATAATTGTCCTCACGGAGGCCTCGATGCAAGAGGTTGGTGGTTACAGGGATGATGAAGCATCTAGGGAAATCGATGAAATGGTCAGCAGTACTTACGAGGAGCTCACGACTGCAGCCGTCgagttgttcaagagaGACGATCCACTTCTCAAGTCTAATGCACACGATGAGAAAGAGCGAGCACACCGCAACGTCGCCATCCTCCAGAACATATTCGCTGTGTTGCAACAATTAAAGGGCATCAAGGCACGCCACACACAACACATGAAGGCTGAATTTGACAAGGTTTTCAACGAAACCCAGGATCAGTACTTCGATTATCTTCTCCACAGAAGTATCGGTAAAGTTATTGATTTTAATAATGCCGCCGAAAGCGCTGATGGAAAGACAAAGCACAAGAAAGAGGATAAGATTTTTATCAAGTCGATCATATCCAGCTACAACTCTAAAGAGTTACAACAAAAGATTAGCGACCTTCGTCgcaagttggagaagcatTTCCTCATCGAAGATGATGTCAATGGCGAAGATTTACTCAAGAGGTTGTGGTCAGACATGGAGTACGCTTTTAGTACTATCTTCCAGAAGTTCGATAGGGGTATCAAGCAAGTTGATCGTGACTTTGAATTCCACATCACTATAGCAGAGATTCGTCGTCTTTTCGCATCTGTCTAAGCTTAATTGACTACAAACTTTTGACGTGTCTTGTcatggttgcaaaaatccCCAATCAAAGCTCTGCATTTCAAAATCAGCCGACTCCAAGCGCTGGAGATTTTCTCCACGCATCGAAGAGAGTCTCTCGCGCTAGTGTGTGCGTGTGCCGCCCAACTTTTCTTCCAATGAGAGCGCACCATAAAATGGCTCCACTTACACTACTAAAACGTGAGGAAAAAATCAGAGACATAGCCTGAAATCTTCTCACCAAACAAGGAAACAAAACTTACTCGTCCTTTGCTATAATCAGAAATGCTTCGCCAAACTGCCCTCAGAGCTGTTCGTTTCCAGTCCACCGTTGCCAAAACGGCACCAAGACCATTGTCTAACGCATATGTTTCTCACTTGGAAACCAGATGGGAGAAGTTGCCTAAGGAAGACCAAACCGCTTTGATAGAGGAATTGAAGGCTAGACAAGAGTTGCCATGGCAAGAGTTGACTGTTgccgagaagaaggctgccTACTACATTTCTTTCGGAGAGTGGGGTCCAAGAAAGCCCTTGTACCTTCCTGGtgaaaagaacaagatcTTCTGGGGAACCGTGGCCGGCCTCGTTGCTGGTGTTGGATTGTTCGCTGTCATCAGATCATTCGCCCCAGACAGACCAGAGACATTCAACAGATCTTGGCAGGAGAAGTCGGACGAGTACTTGAAGTCCAAGAACGCCAACCCATTCACTGGTTACTCCCAGATCCAGTAAGTCGATTTATTCATTTCTCAGCTCAAAATCGCTCTCGTTGCATACCTAGAATGTGTCTAGCATAATAAAACAAACATTGGATAAAATGGTGTCATTGTTACTGTTGATGCCGCTGAGAAGAGTGCTTTGAGCTTTattctcaatttcattATGCACTATATGCTGCTATATGGTCTAGTCATCATCGTTAGGTCCAAACTCACCTTCGAAAATTGTAGCTCctgcttttcttttgttttcaatctcttcacaTTCGGGCATCTCCAAAATCTGTGTAGCTGTAGGCCGCTCGAAGGGACTGGGCTTCAACATGCGACTCACAAGTCTATCGAGATTATGCTTGTTCACAACAAGGAATTCAGGTGCATTCCTAGGAATGaaatccttcaaattgTCAACATTTCCAGCGTTGCCAAGCAGTGAGGTAGTAGAGGGCCCGCCTTTACTGCCAAATGCGTGTGCTGCCGGTTGCAAAGGGTTATCACCGTTCATTGCATTTGAGCTGGAATGGTGATGTCCTGACGGAGGGAATTGGAGCGAATTTTGCGAGGATGTGTATGAGGTCAATGACGAGAAATTGTTATGGTTTAAAAAATCGCTGATATTGTCACTCGAGAGCTTGCCAGCGTCGCTCAAGTCTCCACTTCTGAGTTTTCTCCATGGAGTGCCGTTTCCTGGAAGAATAATATTCGTAGCGACTTCTAAGATTATGAGGCCAACACTGAAAATGTCAGCAAAAGGGGTATAGATTTTGTCATTTATCAACTCGGGGGCAATGTAATTCCGATCGCCTTCCAAATCGAAATCTTTTTCTAGGATTGGCAATTTGGTAGCAAGCCCAAAGTCACCGATCTTAAGGCATCCTTCGAAAGTAACAAATATATTTGCTGGTTTCAAGTcgaggtgaagaaagttcTTCAGGTGGATGAACTTAAGGCCCGACATGATCTCAATCAATATTTTCCAAACTCTGaattcatcaactttgtAGTTTTTGTGCTCCTCGAGAAATGCTTGTAGAGTACCACCTTCACAAAACTCCGTCATGATGTAGTAGTAGTTGTTATAACTCCATGCCTCCACGAAAAGCACGAGGTGTTGCTTTCCTTCCTCGACTTCAGTTTCATCGTCAATGGCCGTGAGTGACCGCAAAGCTTCGACTTCACGACGAATTGACTCTCTTTCCAATTTTCCCATGACTTGTTTTTTCGTTCTCTTTATTGCAAATCTCTCGTTCTGAAATTTGCACTTGAAGGCGAGAGAAAATTGCCCGCTGCCAATATAattgagattcttcacACCAAATTTGCTTATAAGATGATCATCCAATTGATCAACAGTGTTAGTCTCTCCTAACTTTTCACCTCGTGTGCTAGTGGATATCGTGAGAGTCAGATCATAAAATGATCCTTCGAGGGCACCACTGGGTAGGTTGATCGTGGCCTGCGAAGAACCAACAGAATGTGACGGGATATTCAGCAATGGCGTGCAGGGTTCATCATGATCAGTATTGATAGGTTTATGATTGATTTGCACCTGCGGAGAACTGGTTCGAAGAGCGGCTAGCATTCTGTTCCTGCTGGTGGACTTCGTGGGTGTCTCTGGGATTGTGTCGTCTAGATCCAAATCATCATTGATGTCAAACTCTAGTTCGAGGGTCTTCTGTggctttgttgaagatgcaaTGTGGAAAAATGAGGATGATGTGTCAGCAGTGGCGGGTGCAGCAGCATTCCTACCCACTTCAATGGAGTGATCATGGCTTATGATGGAGTCAACCGATTCACTAACGGTGTTGGTATCTTTATTTAGCAAAGTCAAGGggtttcttttcattggTGTTTCAGGCGGTAGTTTTTTATTTGAGCTCGgcattgagctcttcttcattagACCGGTAGACCTGAATGCCGTCTGCAACGGTTTCACAAACTTGTAAGACGTTTTGTGGGAGCCAGGTTGGTTCTCTTTATCTTTGCTGGGAAAGTTTGGTGTACTCTGGGCCATCTTTCGGCTCTTGGCCATATCCTTCACGTCGTCATGGTAAAAGGGAATGGTGGA
This window encodes:
- a CDS encoding Sec63 complex subunit SEC66, giving the protein MAEPEEETAQTVVKMSLATPLIYVFVMLTAFATFSILYRRHRLKKLVSVEPIFGRNYSLELYEILREKYLDKSLPKDQRPPEKVVKAALLRRAVETIRRTLKLKENEPVFNKLYQEGLIGDDVYKQFELQNKVQQLELKEIVEEAQSFHKEWPPSFFPVVQEICYNEALRRRLHVMDERSESLCELWNYYVEKSEPRSKDASPAPEKKKKKKAQA
- the SEC3 gene encoding GTP-Rho binding exocyst subunit SEC3, whose protein sequence is MNFHNLSPRRRKQQQQQQQQPPQQAGRPLQKHPVTMKPMNPAQRQPPPRMPVDPRKMIVDQIIRDCYSKFIVVDGRTEPEIKYNTHLGIREYSSFPQSPPPSDIPPSQIGAIKNRILVVGTKSSGRVLLQKGKYNDQKHIYQIGRTWDLDELVAISRTGPDSLILQLNKNYFWKSGEGPDRMMKFVHHLSSIYAKFTGRYPELNGITLQELNLPPMGSKEAGSQHSVQRQQQPQQQLSANTSTQSFDPSLHYKDLDFTANGKLPTKPMVVMDVDRPGSKTSLVDASSAFTEETAPKTEKSERSSHPYSQFSPSRSVEVSHDAGDDTTDSHSFVFAPGDAQAKPSEENHMPSISEYARTNGGATSPLRNYKPDRSYNQGKRDPTEPIEQSAAYGSVLQEQLEGNDTTESLNFQFKVPTDNESSVQRVLTPPPPPDDGIEEVFGEVTPEQRRTYKMPSIPGGFPQESAPQEKDEDAETSRAISESTKLDSEDNGIDSSIREIEDFMESQLTSSKSRKASLAPQSKQSQDEATSEVSNDVHSGQDSLRSPMLDGAETPITEIQSQSEMAKLAVDPEIDDLLEEVGYDVLDTTDAFVKKLTRELNQIKRKNIEELTTLDFGKDSLSNEVENASGEVENLIGIFKRMEISFDLLAPRINHIENNSKGLQVKSINKKILFNDLNEILNKARVNPSDLQLIANYVEFQNLHSIPSLEKKLSVLYEALGAIGSSNTSDDFSSMQALKQYQQKYEKTAVAFVDHFKKFMEEEFVVTIKGLAEEIANLYPRNLLVSFKIFLAYLGLSSFVKCISEKKLLLLSENANSLLAGFLDRYLTERLKHVQSAADASPKRLSGNVETMSALRKTKSARFGSQRLIHRLGGHSEEHDKKKEATQPVTTSKGLADPRVIMRLVHEAQELILVVQFFVGTFFHHNDVEDYSQYIKSVSFKDRMELFDNPNLESINYKVSSNDLLRSMTAIFGNYISKLIKNLTPQEMILPQLLVELTKLIKHTSEKDQDFVCYSFLTKLADRYKNMWRRFTSTHVDLLNKSDIRARVGILPAIKNLNEIIVLTEASMQEVGGYRDDEASREIDEMVSSTYEELTTAAVELFKRDDPLLKSNAHDEKERAHRNVAILQNIFAVLQQLKGIKARHTQHMKAEFDKVFNETQDQYFDYLLHRSIGKVIDFNNAAESADGKTKHKKEDKIFIKSIISSYNSKELQQKISDLRRKLEKHFLIEDDVNGEDLLKRLWSDMEYAFSTIFQKFDRGIKQVDRDFEFHITIAEIRRLFASV
- the COX5 gene encoding cytochrome c oxidase subunit Va, with product MLRQTALRAVRFQSTVAKTAPRPLSNAYVSHLETRWEKLPKEDQTALIEELKARQELPWQELTVAEKKAAYYISFGEWGPRKPLYLPGEKNKIFWGTVAGLVAGVGLFAVIRSFAPDRPETFNRSWQEKSDEYLKSKNANPFTGYSQIQ
- the SWE1 gene encoding tyrosine protein kinase SWE1; protein product: MKDVATTPSKRGKRSLRNQRSGHQPGHPQKPPDLDYFSNDNFSRSFNSLILDDITDDLKPKRPINKSPPFNVKNDMHPSENPSIDDDIGSFTEEDDDEDDHTSFHDETSSTLRATNSSHSHHLSGTPGKPLLKRSSKYFNLSIDSKFDASNQSPVLDKSTPFNKFKRPHKLVSQSPSPSSANKQKDVSAGAELKSHKLFKNGNKIRIMSPLKFASATPSKTSPLANAANRDAYMKTLQVSPQQGFRCSSPIFGGYNPYNNVDDSPSRNKKFTQSNSTIPFYHDDVKDMAKSRKMAQSTPNFPSKDKENQPGSHKTSYKFVKPLQTAFRSTGLMKKSSMPSSNKKLPPETPMKRNPLTLLNKDTNTVSESVDSIISHDHSIEVGRNAAAPATADTSSSFFHIASSTKPQKTLELEFDINDDLDLDDTIPETPTKSTSRNRMLAALRTSSPQVQINHKPINTDHDEPCTPLSNIPSHSVGSSQATINLPSGALEGSFYDSTLTISTSTRGEKLGETNTVDQLDDHLISKFGVKNLNYIGSGQFSLAFKCKFQNERFAIKRTKKQVMGKLERESIRREVEALRSLTAIDDETEVEEGKQHLVLFVEAWSYNNYYYIMTEFCEGGTLQAFLEEHKNYKVDEFRVWKILIEIMSGLKFIHSKNFLHLDLKPANIFVTFEGCLKIGDFGLATKLPILEKDFDLEGDRNYIAPELINDKIYTPFADIFSVGLIILEVATNIILPGNGTPWRKLRSGDLSDAGKLSSDNISDFLNHNNFSSLTSYTSSQNSLQFPPSGHHHSSSNAMNGDNPLQPAAHAFGSKGGPSTTSSLGNAGNVDNLKDFIPRNAPEFLVVNKHNLDRLVSRMLKPSPFERPTATQILEMPECEEIENKRKAGATIFEGEFGPNDDD